The stretch of DNA CGACAAGCCAAAGCTCGTGCTTTACTCGATATGACCATTGCTGGAATAGGTATCGATGTACCTGCCAATACGGCTCATCCGATGGATCACGTAAATCCTTCTCATTCTgatttccttcctcctctgccTCAGCCTGGTTCTGCTGGACGAAGCAGTAACACCAGCGGCGGTAGTGGCACCAGGATAACTCCTCCAGGACAAGGTAACATGCCACCggttcatcaacctcctcccTCCACCTATGCCCACAATCAAGGATATCGTCCAAACACCCAGCCTCCCATTGGAGCTTATGGTCCACCCAGACCACCTGCTGGACCGATGAATCATCGTTCCGGCGGATATGGCGGAAGTCCTAATAGATCCTCCCAGCCACCTCCCCCACCGCCCTACGAGGCagcttctcatcctcagtTCCGAAATGCTACGCTCGACTATCCTACTTATGGCGGGACTCTTAATCCTGGATACGAACAGCGATCTGGGCCTCCTCCAGGTATGAACGTGAACATGTATCAAAATGGAGTCAATCCCGCTCGTCCTCCTGGTGTCACCAACCTGCAGAACTCTCAGTCTTTTCGACCCAATTCTAATCCTCTACCTGGTCCTGGGAATTACGGTGTTAATTACGGGAATGGGCCTCATCCAccgcctcatcatctacccCCGGGCGGATCTGTCCCTTCTGGTGGTCCTCCTCATGCAAATTACCCTAATCATGATCAACCTTATCAACCCCGACCACCTCCAttgggagtgggagtgaaTGGACCGCTCAATCAACTGAATCCAGGTGGATATCAacctcctttcccacctcAACATTCTCTACCATCCCAATTACCCTCAGTGCAATACACCAACAACCAAAGAGGGAGTCCACCCAAACCTCAAAATTTGAGTAATCCGAATGTCTTCCATCCTGTACCTAGACCACCTCAAGGTCAGGGCGCAGCGCTGTTGGCTATGATCAATAATGGAAATAACCAAGGGAGGTGATTGTGAATAGTTCGTCGTTTTACCCGCTCGCCTCTGATTGGCAGAAGTGAATTGCATACTGTCACGATGGTATATATCAATTGACATGGGATCGATTTGGGATGCTAGAATGTAAATGTGAAGGGTggatcaacaagatgagCAACGATACTTTCTGGTAGATAGTATCATAGGTTGGGTTTAGTGCATAATACAGTGAAAAGATAACGGGCTCTTAGGGAAAGCGATGTCTCGTATGAATGGAAAGATAAACGCTTACTTCCACTCACGCTCCAATGTGTTGAAACCCCTGACGAAACTTCGCACCTCATGATAGAAGAGGCATAAGATCTACCAGAAAGGTTGTATCCAGTAAACGACCGATAGTCGTCAATAAAGGATGGGTGTCCGACCATCGCGATGACCATCTATCTGCTTTCGCGTTACAGTCGGCCTGACTAGATTCAGACAGGATATGGTATATCCCTCTAGTTGTCTTGTAATTCCTTCTGATTGGTTCATTGCTAAACAGTGATTTCATTATTATCACTGATTGGTCTCATTTTGATACCACTCAATCGCCATGTCTCGCCCAACCGGATTAGTTTTAAATAACCACCAAACAGCCCCATCTTACGCTGACTCTAACTCTCAAGGTGTGAAAACCGCTTACTACCCTGGTGACGAGGTATGCCAAAGTATCTCCGTAAATGGAGAGACGTCCATTTTCTCTAAAGAGGGTGCACCTTTACTTGCTACTTATGGATTCAAGGAACAGTGTCTTCATTTGAAACCTTTTcaggtagatgatgaagattacCGATTATTACCATTGAATAGCAAATTTGATTGTTCCAAAATGATCATCAACCCTACTAacgtctcttcttctctggaTAATCTAATGGACGTGAGATACTTACAGGGGCCTTCTAGGAAATTCGTCAGGAGAATCAAATTTATTCAAAGGGGTTATATCGATAATAAGTATAGGTTCAGGACATTCGAGGATATACGCTCTTTTACGTTCAATAACAGGGCGGATATTTGGAAttatgatgatcaaacatATCGAAGAGCATTAGATACTTGGATAAAACTTACTACTGGTACCTCTCATGGTTACTATGAAAGCGAACAAGGACAGACGACTGAATATAATTGTTGGCATCATGATCGATCGAAGGACTTTATGGAAAACTATGCTAATTCTctggaagttgaagagaatgaaagagaagCTGGACAAATTGGAAAAGCTGGAAGAGAAGCCTCAGCGAATGACGATGTTCAGAGTACGATCGATCGCATTATCGAAACACACGGAATGGCTATGCCAGGACTCCGTGATTCATCAACAAGACATGGCATTCAGCCCACTGCCCAAATGGCTGGTTCTCAACTTCATGCCGTGATAGGAGGTGCATCTGGGAATCCTCAAGGCAACGGtcatggatatggatatgaatatggaaGTTTCGGTGATACTCAAGAATATTCGGCAAGTAACCAATCTGGAAATAATCCCTACAATGTCACCTCGGCCCACGGATCCCTACCAGAACATAACCACGCTATCCAGTACCACATGCGGCACCAGCAAGGGGGCAGCTGGGTGTCACCCCACGGATCATACTCTGCTCAGACTTTTACCCCGCAAATGGGCGAACAAGGAGAGCACGAGGACTCCATCGAGGAAAATCACGTTACCAGATCTATCAATGAAATGCTGGATCGCTTCAGCTAGATCTCTTTGTATTTGTCGAGGAAGGACTAGGAGCTTACAAGAAAAGTATCGAgtaatgtactgtactgtacgtCAATcgatatactgtacatgtgaCCGATGGTTGATAGCAAATTGCCATTGCATAAACCGCTTCTCATCTTGAAAGGATGCATGATCCTCCTTGGTCATGTTTTGTACTGTAAGCAGTCAACAGCGTTCTTTCAATAGATGTAAGCCTTGTTATAGGTCGACAATAGAAATTACAATATTGGAGGTCTCATCCCCTGGTAGAAGCGAAGTCGATCAGACCGATGAAAGGGTATTCAGAAGAAGCATTATGCGATAAGGGGAAGTTCTTGACAAAGCACACTGTAAATCATACAGGTTGAACAACTGATAGTTGGTTATGACGATCATTCCCGAGAGTTTTAGGTGACTGATTGACTCGACTTACATGAAGTCGTACAGTATATACGTTAATCGTGCGATCCCCAGAACAATCTCGCTATATCTGCAGATATAGCAATCCACTACCCCCTACCCAGCTTGGCATAAGAGCCACTCAGATTTGCAAACCGTACTCTATCTGAGATAATCTTTATCACCTGAACTGATCATGTTCCACTCCACTCAATTGATCCTAAGAAGTCCCAGTGCAGCCATTTTCGGCAGTACAAAGGGTGTAAAGGCGCTGATATGGCCATATTGAGGAAGTGTACCAAATCACTCTTCAAGACGGGTCGAACTACATCTGTTCACGGGAAAGTGCCCCCTTATTGgagatcagtatcatcacTTCAATCCCAACTCTGATGGTCGTCAAGAGACGTTCTCATTGATACCTATCCAACACAAGAAGAATATCTCACATTTCGTTCTTCCCCTTAAATCAGATTCCTTACAAGATCCATGGGATGTCAGAGCACCTGATGAACCTTCGAGAAGATTCGTGAGCAGCATCAAACATATACAAAGGGGTTACATCAAACAAGCCTCAGAAGAGTTTAGAAAATTCAAAGGTATTCGTTCTTTCAGATTTAACAATCGTGCTGATATCTGGGGATATAATCCCACGAAGCACAAGACTTGCTTGGAGGCTTGGGCAGTACTGACGACTTCCAATGAATATCTTTCCCATCAGGGAAGGACAGATGAATATAATGGCTGGATTcatgatcgatcaatcgagtACTTGCAAGGCTATGCAGAATAGTTGAAAGGACAAGAACAAGTTGAAGCTTCAGCTTCGGAGCTAGCTCTGGCGATGAACACAGGGTCAGAAGGTGCGAATCAGTATACACCGTCCCCTCACGGCTATGGACGATACCACGGTGGTGCTGAAGATTCTTCAGCTATTGATCAGAGTGATCAGACCAATTACATTCAAGCTGGTGGATACTCAATACCACAATCAGCAAATAGCCTCTCATACTATGGTAGCTCGAGTCTTGGTCCTCTGCAGGCTAatgtataccttcttccgCATCAAATCAAATACCAACAAGCTGCAGTGGAGGATCCATGTACCACCAACAACGCTCAGACCTTGCCCAAACTTTCGTACCTCAAGCTGTCCAACACCAGAAGGAACAAGAGTCTATTGGCGAAGAGCATGTGACAAgattcatcgatgatatgCTGGACAGCTGCCTCTAGATACCTTCTCTGTTAGAAAGTCTATACAGACAATATAAAGTGACCAGCATGTACCCCCTGCAAGAGGCTCGAGGGGAGGGCGGAATCCATAGATGTTTAGAAATATTTTGTTCCAACGAATGCATTGATAGAGGTGAACCCGAGGTACAAGAACTGAAAGGTACAAAGTTCACATCAGATAATGCTGCATTGGAGACTGACGACAGAGGACCGAACGAGGGAGCTCAGGCTCTTTGATAATGAGGAAACACTGTTGTTCTCATGCAGCATTTGAGCTTTGATTGCAAAAGTCCGATCCATACTTATAAGCCAAAGCGGCACTTGCAGCAGCGACggtagcagcagcagctgaaTGAACCACCTGAGATCGTCTACTTCTCATCTCTGGTAGTTTGAAACTATCAGCTAGCTTCTTATGAGCATCGATGAGGGTGCTGAGAGTGCTGCCAGTAGTAGACAAGAGCGAATTGGTAGTGTCTCGTACGGAGGAGATGATACTTTGAGAATTGACTTGTACATCACtttgttcttcatcttttttGGTCTCTGCGTCGAGCTGAATGGTTCTGTGGGAGTCAGTAGTGGATATATCGTCGTATTTGTCCATTGTGAGTATGATAGAGCTGGATGAAAGTCAAAGTGAACAAGAACGGAGAACTGAGTTTGACTGAGATGATGTAGGGCGCGAACTGCTCAGAGTGAGACATTTATACTTCGATTGAGTGGAACGACTTCAGGTATGATATTCACGGGAACTCTTTTGAACTTGATCGTAGTCCCTCTTGCTCCATTCACTGATTGTAAGAACATATCCCACCTTGACACTCGAAACTTATCCGGCCGGATCAACAAGAACAATCCCAGTCCCTCGAGatcaaaggaagggatgtCAGGGTGCCTGGACATCCCAAGATAGTTCAAGAGGCTTTGACATACATCGACCAAACCATACTTGGAGATGACAAGATATGCTTGGTAGTTATCGACAACAGGCTTGATATCTTATGATCCATTTGACGAAGACGAATGTTCTCGAAGCAGTCCACATTTGAGCAGACCTTATCAGATCGTTATCAGCTCGGACCGGATTTTCACCGAGTGCGGAATCCCGCGGGCTGCTTTCGTGTCTACGACAAGTCGATAACCGTCGGGTCTATGAACGACACGAACACTCATCATGTTCTGTCTAGGTGGGTATATGTTCATGCATTGTGCTGCACTGTAATCAATCACAGAGAAAAGGGATATGATCATTGTTATTAGTTTATGCTTGTAACTTACAACCTTAATAGTGTAATTGGACGAACTCAGTCAATCAGTCACCCACCATGTCTCTTGAGCCcttcaagtgagttgtcattCAAGGTCTTAACGGGAGCGAATACATAGCTGAGATTCTGACGGTCGTGAACCACCTTCAGAGTCTTGCTCTTCGATTGTTATGGAGTGAGCCAACTTCTCGTTCCATTCGCCTTCCTTATTCGTGTCTGCTAATCTTCTCTACCCGTAATTGATACGATCACAGACTCTCATTGTAAGtctcacctctttcaaatGATCCCCTTTTGCATGCATGATAAAGCTGACAAGGGGTTATGGTAGGACTGGGAGACAGGGATGTTAGAGAACTTCACACCTCTCCTCGATCAACCTTCCGCCCCGAGCAGAGATAGATTATTTGAAGTGCTAGGTCCTATCGAAAATAGGATCCAGGATGAGCAGCCCACGATGCTCTATTCGGAACTGTGAGCCATTCAGTTTCCTATATCTGGCTGATCCTCTGCGCCAATGGAGGGCATATGGGATGTTGACTGTACTGCACTGTACGTAGACTCGCCAAAGTTTATATCGAGACTGCCGAAAAACTGAATCTCAAatctgatgaaggtgaggtcTCCACACCATGCCATGAATGAGAAGTCGGAATCTGACCTGAAAGGCTGAAGAATATTTTGGGTTTTACTACAGCTCAAGCCAAAGCATTTGGCAACTCTATTCCTTCATGGCCCGCTTTTGCAGATTCGGCAGATGCGCTGAAGAAGCTTTCAGAGGCGGGGTTGAAGTTGGTCATTCTGTCCAATGTCGATAATAAGAGTTTTGATGGGTGAGAGCGATATACACTGTCCAAAGTTGGATATATGTGGTGTGAACTGACTATTAATGGGGGatagatcgaagaagagattggagaaaggtTTTGCCTTCGATGCTATTTACACCGCtgagaagagtgagtggttTTCTCCCAAAGCTTGACATAATTACCACTCAAATACTAAGTATACACCATTGGTCAACTGTCATATCGCATGTTCCCCCTGGGGACTATTCCGCTGATTCAGTAGATGATACCGCCTTGGAAGGAAGCTAGAGCTGAATAGCACTCTTCATCGAATAGTCGGATCATACAAACCCTCTTTGCGGAATTTCGAATACGCCATAGAGAACATCAAGAAAGATTTCGGATTGGAAAAAGAAGATATTCTGATAGTTGCTAACTCCAAGTACCATGATGTTCAACCGTAAGTTATAGGATTCCTTGCAAAATCCATTATTATGATGTATTCGTGCTTACGATGTACGATTTCATTGTGCATAGAGGTCATaagaaaggtatcaaatcagcttggatAGATCGAGAGAGAGCTTTCATGGGTGTATCAGCGTATAAGGATGTTATACCtgattatcaatttcaaaGTATGATGGAATTTGCAAATGCCGTCATCAAGGATAAATCCTAGATGGTTGACCATACTGTAAATCGTGTACATGGTATGTAACAAGGAATGCAAAGGAAAATTATGATGGAACTTATGTAGATATGAAAAGTAAATAAATAATAAATGTTTGACCAGACATATGAATTTGCTGTAGcgtttcatcttgatgaacGACCATCCCTGAGATAAGTCATTGGacatcctttcctttcatcagtatatataaAGGCTTGACTGATTAAAGGTAGGAACCAACAATATCGATATTCCAATTTATCAAGAGGTGAACAATTGAATTTATCAAGTGTCATTAAGAGAAATTCAACACTTGAATTGGTAaatctcttctttggtgAGCTACTGACAGGAGATAGATCACGAGGATCAAAGTAAAAGAAGAGTGCAGTCAAGAACGATCGGAATTTCATaacaagatgtcaaaagCCCCTCAGATGCCGTCAGaggtcaacatcctcaaaaccAAAGCGGCCAATAAAAAAGGACCTGGATCACTGGACGTAGAGACAGTATGGCCCAAACCGGAATTTGTGAGTTTAGTCCGATCATCTTAAACAAGGGGCTGAGGCTGCAGAAGAACTAATTCGTGGTTGGGTGTGATTGATGGCCCAAGGGTCCAAGTACGACGATAGACAATATAactaaagaaggtaaaaCAGTAACTGAATTCATTGTTCCTGCTGGATCGATGTTCTCCTTAGGTGCTGCTTTACCAAAGTGAGTTATAATCATCCGAATCGTTTCGTTATGGCCCGTCATGAGATGGGATATACATGCTAAGTACTGTTTTTCCATATCATATAGTCATACTGTGTTGAAGTGGGGCGCATATTTTCCTCCTGGTAcaatggtgagtgaattgaACTTGGAGGTCTCGAAGTTCAGCATCCATACTGATTGCTTGTTATACTGATAGTTTCCCGACGGCGTGTTAGTACCCATACACGCAAGGATGGTCTCTGTCCAGCCTCTCAAAACGGTCGTTCCTCCTACCGCACCCTCGGAGCCAGTGTGTATCATCATGTAGGCTTAAGTCCTATCACTCCGTCAGCTGTACCTTAGTCCTCTTCGGGGTCTGCAGCTGCGATCCAGAGATTCTTCGGTGTGCTTATGAGCTCAATGCATtagatatgtatatactaGACCTTATCTCCTGATGTCACAGACACAATCGGTTCCAAGCTCGGCGGAGTATCTACTGGAGATGGGTTCTCGCTCCTCTTCCGTGATGAGAAACCAGTTGCGTACTGATTCAATTCGATTAATGAAATTATTCTGTTGAGTTAAAGGATGTGCACTTACCCTATCTCTGAAAC from Kwoniella europaea PYCC6329 chromosome 2, complete sequence encodes:
- a CDS encoding haloacid dehalogenase, type II translates to MSLEPFKVLLFDCYGDWETGMLENFTPLLDQPSAPSRDRLFEVLGPIENRIQDEQPTMLYSELLAKVYIETAEKLNLKSDEAQAKAFGNSIPSWPAFADSADALKKLSEAGLKLVILSNVDNKSFDGSKKRLEKGFAFDAIYTAEKIGSYKPSLRNFEYAIENIKKDFGLEKEDILIVANSKYHDVQPGHKKGIKSAWIDRERAFMGVSAYKDVIPDYQFQSMMEFANAVIKDKS